In Nocardia yunnanensis, one DNA window encodes the following:
- a CDS encoding WXG100 family type VII secretion target, producing the protein MAAADGQIISAHFEGVADGANSIIRRAETIRDQLEAFHRNVEEFVQNNWKGDANDAFADLQRMWNQHVLQLNTTLNGAATLVRTGNAELQAKDTALAGLF; encoded by the coding sequence ATGGCAGCAGCAGACGGCCAGATCATCTCCGCCCATTTCGAAGGCGTCGCCGACGGCGCGAATTCGATCATTCGCCGCGCGGAGACCATTCGCGACCAGCTCGAGGCGTTCCACCGCAATGTCGAAGAGTTCGTGCAGAACAACTGGAAGGGTGACGCCAACGACGCGTTCGCCGATCTCCAGCGCATGTGGAACCAGCACGTTCTCCAGCTCAACACCACCCTCAACGGCGCCGCCACCCTGGTTCGCACCGGCAATGCCGAGCTCCAGGCCAAGGACACCGCCCTCGCGGGTCTGTTCTAA
- a CDS encoding DUF7373 family lipoprotein encodes MAFAILAAVPGCGSRVDGSAHPAEIDVRTLDVGNYTTDPLETRFHYSPSLHDGLLLAEMRLDGQLVTGPEIDPRLKYGTGAKSFDTPADAAQILTATSEPVLAAAGMLFGVGTANADQPRPDYGEVPPGSTRTRTIVMQFPDAAAATRAAADLERADFQVAADANKPVSLPKYPDAHTHWRPEVPAMGSFLARGAYVVYATVAVKDPDAAQLTELVQKVYDAQTPLLDALPPLDREGILRQPWDPAGLLRQSLNPNGFGMPDFTSEFASGPRGFLHRIGDQDHWRRVLSDSKVDAFALSGSAYEGATMMFRAADPQTAHTLWSTILEPAFPGAVDAPPKVPGARCGEGQSDTLTDKHRYRCAITYRRFVATVDSDQLADAYQRAAAQYALLANSTW; translated from the coding sequence ATGGCATTCGCCATCCTGGCCGCCGTGCCCGGCTGCGGCAGCCGGGTCGACGGCTCCGCGCACCCCGCCGAAATCGATGTCCGCACACTGGATGTCGGCAACTACACGACCGACCCGCTGGAAACCCGTTTCCACTACAGCCCGTCCCTGCACGACGGGCTGCTGCTCGCCGAGATGCGGCTCGACGGACAGCTGGTGACCGGACCGGAGATCGACCCGCGCCTGAAATACGGCACCGGAGCGAAGAGTTTCGACACCCCCGCGGACGCCGCACAGATCCTGACGGCGACCTCGGAACCGGTGCTGGCCGCCGCCGGCATGCTGTTCGGCGTCGGCACCGCCAACGCGGACCAGCCCAGACCGGATTACGGCGAGGTGCCGCCGGGCAGCACTCGCACCCGCACCATCGTCATGCAGTTCCCGGACGCGGCCGCGGCGACCCGGGCGGCCGCCGACCTCGAACGCGCCGACTTCCAGGTGGCGGCCGACGCCAACAAACCGGTGTCTCTGCCGAAATACCCTGATGCCCATACGCATTGGCGTCCCGAGGTGCCCGCCATGGGTTCGTTCCTCGCGCGCGGCGCGTATGTCGTCTATGCCACGGTGGCGGTGAAGGATCCCGATGCCGCGCAGCTGACCGAACTCGTCCAGAAGGTCTACGACGCCCAGACGCCACTGCTGGACGCGCTGCCGCCACTGGACCGCGAAGGCATCCTGCGCCAGCCCTGGGATCCCGCCGGCCTGCTGCGACAGTCGTTGAACCCCAACGGGTTCGGCATGCCGGACTTCACCAGCGAATTCGCGTCCGGACCGCGCGGCTTTCTGCATCGCATCGGCGATCAGGACCATTGGCGGCGCGTGCTGTCCGACAGCAAGGTCGATGCCTTCGCCCTCAGCGGCTCCGCCTACGAGGGCGCGACCATGATGTTCCGGGCCGCCGACCCGCAGACCGCGCACACGCTGTGGTCCACCATCCTCGAACCCGCCTTCCCGGGCGCAGTGGACGCCCCGCCGAAGGTCCCCGGCGCCCGCTGCGGGGAGGGCCAGTCCGACACCCTCACCGATAAGCACCGTTACCGGTGCGCTATCACCTATCGCCGTTTCGTGGCGACCGTGGACTCCGATCAACTGGCCGACGCCTATCAGCGGGCCGCGGCCCAGTACGCCCTGTTGGCGAACAGCACCTGGTGA
- a CDS encoding FHA domain-containing protein: MDRQVEVIAGDHVLTRTAGAVILVAHRERGKPGPDSRAVIAARALGELVAEATELDPAGPGRLVARQATRWLMREAERISPGEPIEFGILGAADTGGLAIFLHGSVTAVLAGAVTEYYRGSDAAFTVDRVAEPPARAAALFIDDNRRRPPELPERGIGSLIEGIALASGAVVWFEGAPVLSRQALRAVPRRRAEIPPPTAAFDSDREAGSNREVGFNREVGSEHEVGSERQAGRSSGRHRDLDPIALDPNLIPTRTSNRLPAGAVPAIGSTDPVTEGIDAPSPDLHHALTEAAGPSETSGTNPAPKPDPDLQRRLEQTAKANALTVKVLGFKCARAHPSDPRSAFCTVCGMPVDQTQQVAEVIRPPLGMLILDDGMTYMVVADAVVGRDPEHSEAARTGLAPLRIDDNSGGMSRAHAELRLVNWDITLVDRGSTNGTRVRPPGYRDWVRLAPNQPFTLLVGTEIMLGNRVLRLEPVAPPPFG; the protein is encoded by the coding sequence ATGGATCGGCAGGTCGAGGTGATCGCGGGCGACCATGTGCTGACCCGGACGGCGGGTGCCGTCATCCTGGTCGCGCATCGCGAACGCGGGAAACCGGGACCGGACTCGCGGGCCGTGATCGCGGCGCGCGCCCTGGGCGAACTGGTCGCCGAGGCCACCGAACTGGATCCCGCCGGGCCCGGGCGCCTGGTGGCGCGGCAGGCCACCCGCTGGCTCATGCGAGAGGCCGAACGCATCTCACCCGGCGAACCCATCGAATTCGGCATCCTCGGCGCCGCCGACACCGGCGGCCTCGCCATCTTCCTGCACGGCTCGGTCACGGCCGTGCTCGCGGGCGCCGTGACCGAGTACTACCGGGGCAGTGACGCCGCGTTCACCGTGGACCGGGTGGCCGAACCGCCCGCGCGGGCGGCCGCGCTGTTCATCGACGACAACCGCCGCCGGCCGCCGGAGCTACCCGAGCGCGGAATCGGCTCGCTCATCGAGGGAATCGCGCTCGCGTCCGGTGCTGTGGTGTGGTTCGAGGGCGCGCCGGTGCTGTCGCGACAGGCGCTGCGGGCGGTGCCGCGCCGGCGTGCGGAGATCCCGCCGCCGACCGCAGCCTTCGACTCCGACCGCGAGGCCGGTTCGAATCGAGAGGTCGGCTTCAATCGCGAGGTCGGCTCAGAACACGAGGTCGGCTCCGAACGTCAGGCCGGGCGCTCCTCGGGTCGGCATCGGGACCTCGACCCGATCGCCCTGGACCCCAACCTGATTCCGACGCGCACCTCCAACCGGCTGCCCGCCGGCGCGGTCCCGGCGATCGGGTCGACAGACCCGGTCACCGAGGGCATCGACGCGCCGTCCCCGGATCTGCATCACGCGCTCACCGAGGCGGCCGGTCCGAGCGAGACCAGCGGCACCAATCCCGCACCCAAACCGGACCCGGATCTGCAGCGCCGCCTCGAGCAGACCGCCAAGGCCAATGCCCTCACCGTGAAGGTGCTCGGATTCAAGTGCGCGCGTGCGCATCCCAGCGATCCGCGGTCCGCCTTCTGCACCGTGTGCGGTATGCCGGTGGATCAGACCCAGCAGGTGGCGGAGGTGATCCGGCCGCCGCTGGGCATGCTGATCCTCGACGACGGCATGACCTACATGGTGGTCGCCGACGCCGTGGTCGGGCGCGATCCCGAGCATTCCGAGGCGGCGCGAACGGGCTTGGCGCCCTTGCGCATCGACGACAACTCCGGCGGGATGTCCCGCGCGCACGCCGAACTGCGGTTGGTGAACTGGGATATCACCCTCGTCGACCGCGGCTCCACCAACGGCACCCGCGTCCGCCCGCCCGGTTACCGGGATTGGGTCCGGCTGGCGCCGAATCAGCCGTTCACCCTGCTGGTGGGGACCGAGATCATGCTGGGCAACCGGGTGCTGCGGCTGGAACCGGTCGCGCCACCGCCGTTCGGCTGA
- a CDS encoding serine/threonine-protein kinase, translating into MALSPGTIVGGYRVERVLGSGGMGTVYLAKHPQLPRMDALKVLSVDLTTNEEFRGRFEREANVVAGMDHPNIVAVHNRGEENGQLWIAMQYVEGTDASAELKRDPAAMSPLRALSIVTQIGRGLDYAHRRGLLHRDVKPANFLLSTVAGEDERALLADFGVAKSAEDTVELTQTGSFVATIAYAPPEQLSGQPLDHRADIYSLGCAFFKLLTGRNPYPATQPALVMMGHLHEPPPRATDVNPHLPAALDQVFAKVMAKQPADRFNSCREFTEAATAALVPGYNPVSTTTSPTYPIQVAPPGMLPRYGETHSGPAASASEPTEVSARPAKRTRVYLAIGAAVVAVALAVGIGIVASGGKHTDSAATTSANLPTSAGAADANLSPVDKARKDNPAFQGKTVTMVDVTGAQFNTKYSIYLAGSQQAAFLESLGFVYNSQYQPAGGETSPRPADGWGSLTVPDNSYIVAVRSDEKAGGGGLLGLPSEITSSRAIVIPLDDAAAVAAVRNWTPDSTQTLVNKLVPVLHTRVR; encoded by the coding sequence ATGGCTCTCAGCCCAGGCACCATCGTGGGTGGCTACCGGGTGGAGCGGGTCCTGGGCTCCGGCGGGATGGGCACCGTCTACCTCGCCAAGCACCCGCAGTTGCCGCGCATGGACGCCCTCAAGGTGCTGTCGGTGGACCTCACCACCAACGAGGAGTTCCGGGGCCGCTTCGAACGCGAGGCGAATGTGGTTGCGGGCATGGACCACCCGAACATCGTCGCCGTGCACAATCGCGGCGAGGAGAACGGGCAGCTGTGGATCGCCATGCAGTATGTCGAGGGCACCGACGCCTCGGCCGAGCTCAAGCGCGATCCGGCCGCCATGTCGCCGCTGCGCGCGCTGTCCATCGTCACCCAGATCGGCCGCGGCCTGGACTACGCGCACCGCCGCGGCCTGCTGCACCGGGACGTGAAGCCCGCCAACTTCCTGCTCTCCACCGTCGCCGGCGAGGACGAGCGCGCGCTGCTGGCCGACTTCGGTGTCGCCAAGTCCGCCGAGGACACCGTCGAGCTCACCCAGACCGGCAGTTTCGTCGCCACCATCGCCTATGCCCCGCCGGAACAGCTGTCCGGGCAGCCGCTGGACCACCGGGCCGACATCTACAGCCTCGGCTGCGCCTTCTTCAAGCTGCTGACCGGCCGGAACCCTTATCCCGCAACGCAACCGGCGTTGGTGATGATGGGCCATCTGCACGAGCCGCCGCCGCGCGCCACCGACGTGAACCCGCACCTGCCGGCCGCGCTGGACCAGGTGTTCGCGAAGGTGATGGCCAAGCAGCCGGCCGACCGCTTCAACTCCTGCCGCGAGTTCACCGAGGCGGCGACGGCCGCGCTGGTGCCCGGCTACAACCCGGTGTCCACCACCACCTCACCCACCTACCCCATCCAGGTCGCCCCGCCCGGCATGCTGCCGCGCTACGGCGAAACCCACAGCGGTCCAGCAGCTTCCGCGTCGGAGCCCACCGAGGTGAGCGCTCGCCCGGCCAAGCGCACCCGCGTCTATCTCGCGATCGGCGCGGCGGTGGTCGCGGTGGCGCTCGCGGTCGGCATCGGCATCGTGGCCTCCGGCGGCAAGCACACCGACAGCGCCGCAACGACTTCCGCGAATCTTCCGACGTCCGCCGGCGCGGCCGACGCCAACCTGAGCCCGGTGGACAAGGCGCGCAAGGACAATCCCGCTTTCCAGGGCAAGACCGTCACCATGGTCGATGTCACCGGCGCGCAATTCAACACCAAATACAGCATCTATCTGGCGGGCTCGCAGCAGGCGGCGTTCCTCGAGAGCCTCGGATTCGTCTACAACTCGCAATACCAGCCCGCCGGCGGCGAAACCTCGCCCCGGCCTGCCGACGGCTGGGGCTCGCTCACGGTGCCCGACAACTCCTACATCGTCGCGGTGCGCAGCGACGAGAAGGCGGGCGGCGGCGGGCTGCTCGGGCTGCCCAGTGAGATCACCAGTTCGCGGGCCATCGTCATTCCGCTCGACGACGCCGCCGCCGTCGCCGCGGTCCGCAACTGGACCCCCGACTCGACCCAGACCCTGGTGAACAAGCTGGTCCCGGTGCTGCACACCAGGGTCAGGTAG
- a CDS encoding DUF7373 family lipoprotein, whose product MRTLARAGVSALVAVALAATAGCGSDAGPAPAQPAEPAVDLAKLDTGNLPTQPKQYGKAVNLDQARLLEAERLADYLPLPAEIEPEVKYAANPWNSAVRPFIDFGSAAMKPRMSADAAAMNAAATGFVSGYLIAGMSDSEPNLAYELENVVLMFTDENAARAAAPALGQADLSAAPEHRRVTIDRYPDAFAYVTDDADHYSAGYLQSWYATGRYVVYTRVVDNVMDALQTRDLPKLVTHVQHSIEAIAPAVAKFPATPQDRLTDLPVDPDQMISRALPTIVDDPSEAGIPGAYDRHGGLQLVQGEDEVKLFEDAGVDRIAWKGDYLFRARDAAGAALIVANHSRLSRTYVPVESPTNLPNAVCRKYTGPRAGAIPYYCFVRHDRYAAEASASQLLDAQQRISAQYAILVNAR is encoded by the coding sequence ATGCGCACACTCGCACGCGCGGGCGTGTCCGCGCTGGTCGCGGTCGCGCTGGCCGCCACCGCCGGCTGCGGCTCGGACGCCGGGCCCGCGCCGGCGCAGCCCGCCGAACCCGCGGTCGATCTGGCCAAGCTCGACACCGGCAATCTGCCGACCCAGCCCAAGCAGTACGGCAAGGCGGTCAATCTCGATCAGGCGAGGCTGCTCGAGGCCGAACGGCTGGCCGACTATCTGCCGCTGCCCGCGGAGATCGAACCCGAGGTGAAATACGCGGCCAATCCGTGGAATTCGGCGGTGCGGCCCTTCATCGACTTCGGTTCCGCGGCCATGAAACCGCGGATGTCGGCCGACGCGGCCGCCATGAACGCCGCCGCCACCGGGTTCGTATCGGGCTATCTGATCGCTGGAATGTCGGACTCGGAGCCGAACCTGGCCTACGAACTCGAGAACGTCGTGCTCATGTTCACCGACGAGAACGCCGCCCGGGCCGCCGCCCCCGCCCTCGGGCAGGCTGATCTGAGTGCCGCCCCCGAGCATCGGCGGGTGACGATCGACCGGTATCCGGACGCGTTCGCCTATGTCACCGACGACGCCGACCACTACTCGGCCGGGTACCTGCAATCCTGGTACGCCACCGGCAGATACGTCGTCTACACGCGGGTCGTAGACAATGTGATGGACGCCCTGCAAACCCGGGACCTGCCGAAACTGGTCACCCACGTGCAGCACAGCATCGAGGCAATCGCCCCCGCTGTCGCGAAATTCCCTGCCACACCGCAGGATCGGCTCACCGACCTGCCGGTCGACCCGGACCAGATGATCAGCCGGGCCCTGCCCACCATCGTCGACGATCCCTCCGAGGCGGGCATCCCGGGCGCGTACGACCGCCACGGCGGCTTACAGCTGGTGCAGGGCGAGGACGAGGTCAAGCTGTTCGAGGACGCGGGGGTAGACCGCATCGCCTGGAAGGGCGACTACCTGTTCCGCGCCCGCGATGCCGCCGGGGCCGCGCTCATCGTCGCGAACCACAGCCGGCTGAGCCGGACCTACGTGCCGGTCGAATCGCCGACGAATCTGCCGAACGCGGTATGCCGCAAGTACACCGGACCGAGAGCCGGTGCAATACCCTACTACTGCTTCGTCCGGCACGACCGCTATGCCGCCGAGGCATCCGCGAGCCAGCTGCTGGACGCCCAGCAGCGCATATCCGCCCAGTACGCGATCCTGGTCAACGCGCGATGA
- a CDS encoding WXG100 family type VII secretion target → MAGAFEASNDLIQAKAKEFQQTHDMLMHAIADLKRDEDSMVAGSNWRGGAADAFNAFMQRYYFQADKLNDKLMHTAETLIKVGSNYEEHDKDYQSKVNAQISSLDLPAV, encoded by the coding sequence GTGGCCGGTGCATTCGAAGCCAGTAACGATCTCATTCAGGCCAAGGCCAAGGAGTTCCAGCAGACGCACGACATGCTGATGCACGCCATCGCGGATCTCAAGCGCGACGAGGACAGCATGGTCGCCGGGTCCAACTGGCGCGGCGGCGCCGCCGACGCGTTCAACGCGTTCATGCAGCGCTACTACTTCCAGGCCGACAAGCTCAACGACAAGTTGATGCACACCGCCGAGACCTTGATCAAGGTCGGCTCCAATTACGAGGAGCACGACAAGGACTACCAGTCCAAGGTCAACGCGCAGATCTCCAGCCTCGACCTCCCGGCCGTCTGA
- a CDS encoding metallopeptidase — translation MRRLFVVAGVLVVAVALVSGCTRTVHGHAVSIYDDPFEVAGLPTTSGPNGPRPGVPDATLTAQNSDNGPIDHLVLNALDDIQTYWQTEFPAEFGGAFAPIDKFTSWSAKTPRSQAGQFCGESSYRLVNAAYCRLDGSIGWDRGVLLPAVADEFGKMSVVMVLAHEYGHAIQEMAKIVGRKTPTIVKEQQADCFAGAFIRNVAEGKAKHFTINTSDGLNQVLAATVAFRDADPDDPQSVHGSAFERVTAVQIGFTDGPKGCKGIDQNEIDRRRGNLPQSLNGDSQHGQTDVTQATLQEMAKAMAAIMPIPDEPKYGYETAKLNCRNGADTAPVTYCPATNLIGTDVPALHDRGVSNADDQDALPANVTGDFTAYIVFISRYTLAVQHAAGQALKGAKTGLRAACLSGVISAKLADPSRSKAQGDITLSAGDLDEAVSGLLTDGLAASDTDGNTVPSGFSRVDAFRAGVLGDQTTCTSRYS, via the coding sequence ATGCGCCGCCTGTTCGTGGTTGCCGGGGTGCTGGTGGTCGCGGTCGCGCTCGTGTCCGGATGTACACGAACTGTTCACGGTCATGCGGTGTCCATCTACGACGACCCGTTCGAGGTGGCCGGACTGCCCACCACGAGCGGACCCAACGGCCCGCGCCCGGGCGTCCCCGATGCCACGCTGACCGCCCAGAATTCCGACAACGGCCCGATAGATCACCTGGTGCTGAACGCGCTCGACGATATCCAGACCTATTGGCAGACCGAGTTCCCCGCCGAATTCGGCGGCGCCTTCGCCCCGATCGACAAGTTCACCTCCTGGAGCGCCAAGACGCCGCGCTCGCAGGCCGGGCAGTTCTGCGGGGAGTCCAGCTATCGCCTGGTCAACGCCGCCTACTGCCGGTTGGACGGTTCGATCGGCTGGGATCGGGGCGTGCTGTTGCCCGCGGTGGCCGACGAGTTCGGCAAGATGTCGGTGGTGATGGTGCTGGCCCACGAGTACGGGCACGCCATTCAGGAGATGGCCAAGATCGTCGGCCGCAAGACCCCGACCATCGTCAAGGAGCAGCAGGCCGATTGCTTCGCGGGCGCGTTCATCCGGAATGTGGCCGAGGGCAAGGCCAAACACTTCACCATCAACACCTCCGACGGCCTCAATCAGGTACTGGCCGCGACGGTCGCCTTCCGCGACGCCGACCCGGACGATCCGCAGAGCGTGCACGGATCCGCGTTCGAGCGGGTGACGGCGGTGCAGATCGGATTCACCGACGGCCCCAAGGGCTGTAAAGGCATCGACCAGAACGAGATCGACCGCCGGCGCGGCAATCTGCCGCAGAGTCTCAACGGCGATTCCCAGCACGGGCAAACCGATGTCACCCAGGCCACCCTGCAGGAGATGGCCAAGGCGATGGCCGCCATCATGCCGATCCCGGACGAGCCCAAGTACGGGTACGAGACCGCGAAGCTGAACTGCCGCAACGGCGCCGACACCGCGCCGGTGACCTACTGCCCGGCCACCAACCTGATCGGCACCGACGTCCCGGCCCTGCACGATCGCGGCGTCTCCAACGCCGACGATCAGGATGCTTTGCCCGCCAACGTGACCGGCGATTTCACCGCCTACATCGTGTTCATCTCGCGCTACACCCTGGCGGTGCAGCACGCGGCCGGGCAGGCGTTGAAGGGCGCGAAGACGGGTTTGCGCGCGGCCTGCCTGTCGGGGGTCATCTCCGCGAAGCTGGCCGACCCCAGCCGCAGTAAGGCGCAGGGCGATATCACCTTGTCCGCGGGCGATCTCGACGAAGCGGTCTCGGGCCTGCTCACCGACGGTCTGGCCGCCAGCGACACCGACGGCAACACGGTGCCCAGCGGCTTCTCCCGCGTGGACGCCTTCCGGGCGGGCGTGCTGGGTGACCAGACCACCTGCACGTCCAGGTATTCGTAA